Within Planococcus citri chromosome 2, ihPlaCitr1.1, whole genome shotgun sequence, the genomic segment gaaaatatgGCAAAATAAAGGGATTTTCATCTTAATTCTGCTTTAaatggggggctttgatccactgtgggaggggggttagctcgtggggtagaggcggggacttttagtatgttgttcagcatttaccaccctagacaatattcaccaaaaaacctttgatcgcaataatgtgtgggtcaaatttcattttgactgggctattTAATCCAGAAACATTAGGTGGGTCGTCATAATTTTATGActcttttctcattttctgagagttttcaagaaaatctcTTGTCAATGAATCACTAATTtctttcatttagaaaaaaaatgtttactgtAACATAAGTTCACAGGGATTCTTGAGATAGCTTACAAAAAATGTTAGCTGCcctatcaaaaaatgaagttcattcGACGAGGTTAAGCAAATGTTGGATTATCTGGGCcttaatttgtcaaaaacatgCTCTGTTTAAAATCTCGAAAAGAAAGATTAGGGTAGCTACATCAATTGAGTATAAACACCCCCGggccccctccccccccaaaaaaagctggaaaccttatatttcaatcattttattcgAATCCCACCTCTTCATTTCATGGTCATAAAGTTTGGTCAAAATAGGTACTGGTACATATATCAAGATAATTATATGtacatcaaaaatgatttcaatacaGAAGGTATCTCAACCTgcagacattttttgaaggggaaaaaattacagatcatctaaaaatacaccaccagtccagatttcaggagctgaatttcatttttagatttttgatgaattgttaaaaaatttgaggaaagcaaattttctatgaaaaaaaaaatcaaaatttgagcaaccttagttggaaaactggaatttagttaatacatacatatatgcaCTGCACTTTGTTTTTGAACTCCAAAATTGATCGATGGTggttttgagtcattctggaggcttcagtggatttttagatttttcaatccaagaaaaattgcaataaacatggaaaaaattaaattcagcatctCTGAACCCAAGTTTACAGTATTTATGATCCTTCGATTGatttaaacacaaattttcgaaaatcgtttctaaaagtttaaatttcctttctgtaggtatttttattattatctagatattgtttttttttttttttttgaaaaatacaaatttcgaaaatttgctggGTATTCCAGAATGCCTCAAAAAGACCACCAATCATTtaggaaatcaaaaatgaaatgtgaaTCGATCAAACGGGTTGAAAAGACAATTGATACAAGTTCTTAGGTGTCGAATTTCATTCTGggtttttttgagatgatttccttaaaattggaaaatccaaaattcgtgCTGAAGGTAACAGAATGACTGGAACCACcggccagtaaattttgaaaaccaaaattagaaaattcagctttcaactttgattttatcaaatttcaattctcttttttgaaaaatagggctttgaaccgaaaaaaaattcaccaaaaatttaaaatgaaattcagcatctgaaatgtGACCTAATACAAAtatgttatattttttaatattattttggtTATGTACCTAAAAACCTATTAGACCAGAAAAAAACCAGatgaacattcaaaaaattttgagagaaaaaattgagccTTCATTCCCACGAAAaagatatgtacctaatacctatataaagggacattttagctcaaaaatatCATTGATGCAATAAGTTTCGATTCTGACTATTTTTTCGATGAGACgataaaaagaataattttttaatgtttttacatttcactgaaaaaaaaatagaagaatttgAATAACAATTAAAACAGaaatagtaaattttgaatacacctcaaaaaatagtcaacaaaagttgtaggtaggtaattataattaataatttcaataaatagaAAGGTacttttacaatttgaaaattcatttttttcaaatccaaagtCACTTACTCTTGAAGCGAATTACCTGGAACTTCCTTCGCCTTTAAAAATCAACGTACTAAGGCAATTACGATCATTCCACGCAGATCTTGGGAATATTGCAAAACAAAAAGTTTATTAtatcttctgaaaaaattccaatccgCTGGAGAAAAGCCAACTTTTGGAAAGGGGGGGGTGAGGGGTTCCcatagcaaaaaaatgtactaatgagttatttacttatttaaacattcgtcaaaaatcgacgAGTCGATTCAATCTTAttagttcaaaatttggttctgagattTGGATAACACGTGCTTTTAGtgagctaaatttcagcttgatctAATGAGATGTGCTCTAAAGTTTTCCTCGTTAGTAATTTAGCATATAAGgccaatttttcgattaattctCAAAGtttgtcatttcattttcatgttaCAGAGAGACTTCGACGACGAATGTGTATTCAACGAAACGCTAGAGGCACACTACTACAACACGTACTGGTCGGTGAAACACTCGAATGAAAAATACCGGAAATACATCGGTATAACAAAGAGCGGCACGCcgcgaaaaatcgaaatcaaaaccGGCGCTAATCTCGGCAAACTGGCGAATTTCGCCTCAGTCCTACCAATGGATGTCAGTTcggaagaaattaaaattttacaagacaAAATTCGAACCCAGCATCCTAATTCCACGCAACCTCAACATCATCATAACATGAGACATCATCATAACATGAGACATCATCATATCTGCCCTCCTCCTTATCATATGAAAATCACCGAAAGCACTAAATGTATAggcataaaattaaaaaataaaaaaagaaagaaacgaaAATGTTACgagaatgaaaaagaaaacgacGAATGTCACACGGTAGGAGTTAAATCAGCCACCTCCAATAATGCCGATGGTCATCGTAAGGAGGCCGATGGAGTCGCTGAAAGTTTAAATCAtccgaaaaaaattagaaaaaagaaatCCAGTAAGAGAAAGAATAAACAATCGAAATCTCCAGATAGGAAAGATGCGGCTGAAAGAAATTCCGATCGAGATGCGGATGATACCATGACTACTATTACACCTGAAGACGGCGCTGATGACGACTGACGAGTTCCTAGATAaagaataattaaattaatgcGTTAAAAAGCTTtaagtatttttatcaatatttataTAGCTTAGGTAAATTGTGATTAAAATGAGTACAAATCAGTGTTTACGTTCGTATTATCGAACACGCGTACCGTTATATCGAACGATTTCATGATCCATATGCCTGTTGCCTATTATAATACTTAAGTAGCctatggatttttttaaaaatttagttccTTCGTTCATTTCTtcgaatgtgaaaaattatcgatatcAAAGTTGCCGGGAATAAGCTTCAATCAGTTGGGCTTTTATAATCGATGCTGgtcatcatatttttttaacgaGAATCTTTGAACCGGTTCCACTGAAATTCGCTCAAATGAGCAAGAAAAACGAGTCATTTGCAATCGCGTCTTTAGTCTTCTTTTTTATCATactcaagtaggtatctacctacctattctttttcatcataaaatatCCGGAGCAAGCTTTGGTTACTTTGAACATTGAAAGGTATCTCTAAAGATAAACTTTTCTtcgaatgaaaacattttccaagTTGGTTCTTTTGGACGTTAAAAACCGAAGCCAAAAAGCTCGCTCATTGTTACGTTCAAGTTCAACGATCTTTTAATGCACCATCGCGAAGAAATTACATCTTTTTtatcgtacaatttttttctatagcaATTTAAGCCCATTATGGCATTATACACGaaattttgcattgaaaaagACCTTCGCTTATCTTACACCGTAATATCGGCTGTCTGAACGAAGCGATTGCAGTATTAAAGCGCGAAAAGGTaattaattctttgaaaattcttccTACCTAAAGGCTTCATTTAAAAGTATATAATTCTTATTTATTGTTTCGAATTTCGctgcaaattttataaaatgaaatttcttgtttttcagCTCATTTTAGTAAGCCTATTATCATTTATCTTTACTGAAATCGAGTTTTGGTAATTTAAGGTCGTTGACTGCTCTTTCAAAccttagaaaatttttctgattaaaaaattacgCTATTTTAAAATACCATCGAACGAATCGAAAAAGCTTTCATTATTTCATATAAAGTAAGTACTCATTTTAATACATTATACAACTCGAAAGAACCGTACGAagtattatgtatttattttaaagTACCTATGCATTTTTTACGACTGATCcgatacgttttttttttagttactaaTTGAATTTAGAATTAAATTCTCGCCCTATTGGGGTGTGTTATTTACACaaatattattatattatgCCTATGTGTAGTACGTGCCTTTCGTTCTTATGTTGGTTACCTGCTGATGCATCgcttcaatttattatttagaTTCTTTTATGTACTATGGTTCGTACAATACTCGCgataatgaaataataaaatgaaaatgaaaatgtcaacTGAATTGTTTGTAAAGGAACGATTCTCTTAGACATTGTTTCATACTTACGCGATAATTACTCGGATAATTTACCATTTAATGTGCATCGCgttgtatattatttttttcacgtataaTAAAAGTCACGTCACTAAAAGAATGTAATTTTGCATTTGAAgactatttttaaaacatgatcTAACGTACGAATATGTTTCGTTTAAAGTTGCAAAAAGGGCAAAT encodes:
- the bnl gene encoding fibroblast growth factor 9; its protein translation is MVKSSLGIKSFLVLVMVMVNVVTMVPSLPILSPQSENTQNDSSTRIERSAPDNFTGTTRRVRMFIRNKYLQIFPDGTVNATDDATSEYAIIQQSGVTKDTMKIQGIATCAFLCMDSCGLLYSTRDFDDECVFNETLEAHYYNTYWSVKHSNEKYRKYIGITKSGTPRKIEIKTGANLGKLANFASVLPMDVSSEEIKILQDKIRTQHPNSTQPQHHHNMRHHHNMRHHHICPPPYHMKITESTKCIGIKLKNKKRKKRKCYENEKENDECHTVGVKSATSNNADGHRKEADGVAESLNHPKKIRKKKSSKRKNKQSKSPDRKDAAERNSDRDADDTMTTITPEDGADDD